GACGATCTCGGCGGACAGCGTCAGCGCGTCCCGGTCCGGCACGCCGAGGAGCCGGAAGGCCTCCTCCATCGCCGGGCGCGGCGTGGTGTTGAGGTCGATCAGGGTGCCCTGGTCCTGGAGCGACAGGGAGGCCGTGCGCCCCGGCGCCAGCGGGCAGGCGGTGACGGTGCCGTCCTGCGGCAGGCCGGTGCCGGACCGGCGGTAGGTCCGCCCGAGGTCGAGCTCGTAGGCGATCAGGCGGGCGATCCCGTCCGCCGCGCCCTGGAGCCGCACCGCCTCGGCCCGGGCCTGGGCGAGGCCGGTGGCGGAGCGCACCTGCAGGATCGCCGCCGCCAGCACCGCGCCGACGACGATGAAGATCGCCAGCACCGACAGGAGCACGAAGCCGGCCTCGCCGGAGGCGCTCTCGTCCAAGGCGCTCTCGTCCAAGGCGCTCACGGGCCGGCGTCGAGGGCGATCAGGAGGGGGGGCCATCGGCGGCGGTCCGCGGGAGGAAAGGCGACCTGGATCTCGACGAGGTGCGGCGGCCGGTCCGGCCGCGACCAGGCCGGCAGCCAGAGCGGCGGGGCGCCGTCGGCGGGGGCGCCGTAATAGCGGAGGCTCAAGGCCGCGATCCGCCCGAGGATCGCCTCGCGGCCCGGCGAGGCCGGCGGCTGCCCCGGCAGCGCCGCGGCCTCGCTGCGGCTCTCCAGGAGGTCGAAGGCGCCCCCGGCGGGCATCGCCGCCAGCGTCATCGCGATCTCGGTCGGGCGCTCGAGGGTCTGGTCGGGGGCCAGCGCCGCCGTGAGCCCGTCCGGCCCGCCGCGCAGGGTCGGCCGGCGGCCGTCGGGGCGGCGCTGGGCCAGGCTGCCGAGGGTGCGCCGCAGGTGGTCGCGGACCGACTGCACCTCCTCGGCCCCCGCCGCCCGCGCCGCCGCAGCCGAGGCGCCGCCGGCGATCCGCACGGCGTTGAGCAGCAGCACCCCGACGAGCCCGGCCAGCGCGAGGCAGACCAGGGTCTCGACCAGGGTGAACCCGGCCTGCCGCGCGGCCAAGTCCCGGCTCATGCGGCCAAGTCCCGGCTCATTATGTCCCGGCTCATTATGTCCCGGCTCATTCCGTCTTCTCCGGGATCAGCGTGGCGTAGATCGGCGCGCCCGAGGCTCCCATTACCCGGATCTGCCAGAGCGGCGGCACGCGGCCGAGCCCGAGGGCCGGGCGCAGGTCGGTGACGGCGAGGGCATAGGGCGTGCCGTCCGAGAACACGTCCCGGACGAGGCCTGGCCGCAGCGGACCGGCGGCGAGGCGGCGCAGGACGACGCCCTCCGCCTCGTCGGCGGCGACGCGGCTCGCCTCGATGCGCCGGACAGCCGCGGCCGCCGTGCCGGCGATCTGGAATGCCATGATCGTCGCGGCGGCGGCGATGCCGAACGCCACCAGCACCTCGACGGTGGTGAAGCCGTCCTCCTCGCGCGGGCGACAGCATTTCCCGACCAAGTGGCCGCCGGTCGGGCGAAGAACACGCGGCACACTCAAAGACCGAGAGCCGCGCCCGATCGCACCATGATCGGGCGCGGCTCTCGCGCGCGGCCGCATGCGCAGGAGCAGCGCCCTCGTCAGCGCCCTCATGGCCCGTCCTCCCGCCGCACCCGGCCGGTGAGCGCGCTGACCGACAGGGCCCGGCGCGTCCCGCCCCCGGCGAGCAGGATCCGCCCGCCGGTCGAGCTGCCGTCGGGCATGAGCCGCACCTCTCCCGGCACCGGCCGGCCGACCGGGCCGGGCTCGACCGCCACCGCGAGGCCGCCGACCGGGATCGGCGGCGCGCCCGGGCGGGAGCTGGTGAAGAGCCGCGCCTGCGGCTCGAAGGCGAGGCGCCCGGCCCGGCCGGTGCGGATCGCCTCGGCCCGCAGGCGGCCGATCTCGGCCGCGACGGTCTCGGAGACGAGCAGGGTGCGCCGGTCGAGGGCGCCGGGGCCGAGGGACTGGAACGCCACCCCGGCGGCGAGCCCCATGATCGCCATCGTCACCAGCATCTCGACGAGCGTGAAGCCCGCCTGAGAAAAGCCCGCCTGGCCGACGCTCTCCCGCCCCCCGTTCCCGTCCATCAGCCGGCCGGCCCGATCAGGAGGGCGGCGTGGAGCCCGAGCGCCAGGAACGGCCCGAACGGCAGCGCGGTCTCGCGCCCGACCGCCCGCCCGGCCAGCGCCACCAGGCCGACCACTGCCAAAGCCGACAGGCTGGCCGCCAGGACGAGCACCGGCAGGCCGGCGAGCCCGGTCCAGGCGGTGGCGGCGGCGATGAACTTGACGTCGCCGAGGCCGAGCCCGATCCGGCCGCTCGCCCGGGCGTGCAGGGCGCGCAGGGCCCGGAACAGCCCGTAGGCGAGGCCGGCCTGCGCGAGGCCGAAGCCGAGTCCCTCCGCCCCGTCCCGCCAGCCGGCGAGGCCGAGGCCGAGGCCGAGGAGCGCGAGGTTGAGCGCGTCCGGGATGATGCGGCGGCGCAGGTCGATCAGGCTCGCCGACAGGGTCAGCGGCAGCGGCAGCAGGGCGGGCAGCACCGCGCCGGCGAGGAGGGCGGCCGACATCACGCCCGCCCGGCCGGGCGCGCCCGGGGCGCCGCCGGCGCGAGGGCGAGGATCCGGTCGGCGGGGATCCGGGCCGGGCCGGCTGGGGCGGGGCGGGCCGGCTCCGTGGGCGGCGCGACGGGCGACGGGGGGCCCGCGGGAGTGCCCGGTTCGGCCGAGCGTGAAGCGGGTTCGGCGAGACCGATCGCCGGCAATGCGAGAGCCGCCGCCGTTTCCGCCAGGGTGGCCCTGGGCCCGCCGAGGCGGAGCGCGGGCTCGGCCAGGACGTCCGCCGGTGCCGGCATCGGCGCAGGGTCCGGTGTCGCGGCCCGAGCCGGCGCCGGGGCCTGCCCGTTCGAGGCTTGTTCCTTCGAGGTCTTGGCGACCTGCCGCACGCTCCACTCGCGCAGGTGCAGCCAGTAGAAATAGGCCGCCAGCGAGGCCGCCAGGACGCCGGCGACCCACAGGGCCAGGAGCAGGCCGGCGGGAACCCGGCCGTTCAACTCGCGCATCAGCCCGAGGGCGAAAGCGGTGTACCAGGATACGCCGGAGACCGCGCCCGAGACCAGGAAGATGCCGGTGCGCACGCCCGACACGCCGTCGAGCATCGGCCGGCCGATGTCGCGCAGCACGCCCGGCAGCACGACGGCGTGAATGACGAGGCCGTTGATGGTGAGCGCCAGCACCACGACGATCTTGGCCCAGAGCTTCGGGTTGTCGAACTTCTCCGGCGATTCCAGCGCGTAGACGGCGAGGAAGCCGAGTCCCGAGA
This is a stretch of genomic DNA from Methylobacterium sp. 17Sr1-1. It encodes these proteins:
- a CDS encoding type II secretion system protein, with the protein product MPRVLRPTGGHLVGKCCRPREEDGFTTVEVLVAFGIAAAATIMAFQIAGTAAAAVRRIEASRVAADEAEGVVLRRLAAGPLRPGLVRDVFSDGTPYALAVTDLRPALGLGRVPPLWQIRVMGASGAPIYATLIPEKTE
- a CDS encoding prepilin-type N-terminal cleavage/methylation domain-containing protein, coding for MSRDLAARQAGFTLVETLVCLALAGLVGVLLLNAVRIAGGASAAAARAAGAEEVQSVRDHLRRTLGSLAQRRPDGRRPTLRGGPDGLTAALAPDQTLERPTEIAMTLAAMPAGGAFDLLESRSEAAALPGQPPASPGREAILGRIAALSLRYYGAPADGAPPLWLPAWSRPDRPPHLVEIQVAFPPADRRRWPPLLIALDAGP
- a CDS encoding prepilin-type N-terminal cleavage/methylation domain-containing protein; this translates as MDGNGGRESVGQAGFSQAGFTLVEMLVTMAIMGLAAGVAFQSLGPGALDRRTLLVSETVAAEIGRLRAEAIRTGRAGRLAFEPQARLFTSSRPGAPPIPVGGLAVAVEPGPVGRPVPGEVRLMPDGSSTGGRILLAGGGTRRALSVSALTGRVRREDGP
- a CDS encoding A24 family peptidase, producing MSAALLAGAVLPALLPLPLTLSASLIDLRRRIIPDALNLALLGLGLGLAGWRDGAEGLGFGLAQAGLAYGLFRALRALHARASGRIGLGLGDVKFIAAATAWTGLAGLPVLVLAASLSALAVVGLVALAGRAVGRETALPFGPFLALGLHAALLIGPAG